The proteins below are encoded in one region of Ricinus communis isolate WT05 ecotype wild-type chromosome 6, ASM1957865v1, whole genome shotgun sequence:
- the LOC8260855 gene encoding F-box protein At5g07610, with protein sequence MMSAAATVAVIEDLVIEILLRVPTKELLRCKCVSKQWLSLISDPHFCASHSRFQQSFNPRITALFLDVNKHIPEFQVIPLVSSPFTSGAFVVKDYFNVRRAKILQSCNGLLLCRSSFLVHFGENRHPYFEDFDINDRGYFYFIYNPTTRQFKKLSLPTSVNEKLRISGNELAGTGLLSVCLVFDPVISSHYRIIFISNLCDLKDSTTYWLEVCIYSSEFDTWTSQRASVDIEIFLDISPQPVLGIYNYNHGVYCYGSMHWLRCDAVYSLLSFDVDTLSFNKQMHFPDDIFVRYFGESQGHLHCVTYKHGYPDLEYDVMEIAADYSEWSLTYHVNLQSIRRAYRCRGISILSVIRDENAEELILVISVDESPVAYHLSDGTHRRLYDSGTKLAYCNYRAYPCFQSLICV encoded by the coding sequence ATGATGTCTGCTGCAGCTACGGTGGCAGTAATTGAAGATCTTGTCATAGAAATTCTGCTCCGAGTACCCACAAAAGAACTACTCAGATGCAAGTGTGTATCCAAACAATGGCTCTCTTTGATTTCTGATCCCCACTTTTGTGCCTCCCACTCTCGGTTTCAGCAGAGTTTTAATCCCAGAATCACTGCTCTATTCCTTGACGTAAACAAACACATCCCTGAATTTCAAGTAATCCCTTTGGTGTCTTCCCCTTTTACAAGTGGAGCATTTGTTGTCAAAGATTATTTTAATGTCCGTCGAGCCAAAATACTACAATCCTGCAACGGTTTGCTTCTTTGCCGGTCTAGTTTCTTGGTCCACTTTGGCGAGAATAGACATCCGTATTTTGAAGATTTCGATATTAATGATCGtgggtatttttattttatatataatcctACTACTAGACAGTTCAAGAAACTATCTTTGCCTACTTCCGTAAACGAGAAATTGAGAATCTCTGGGAATGAATTGGCAGGGACTGGGTTGCTTAGTGTTTGTTTGGTGTTTGATCCTGTAATATCATCCCATTACAGGatcattttcatttcaaatttgtGCGATCTAAAAGATTCCACAACTTATTGGCTTGAAGTTTGTATATATTCCTCAGAATTTGATACTTGGACTTCCCAAAGAGCAAGTGTTGATATTGAAATCTTCCTGGATATTTCACCTCAACCAGTATTGGGAATCTACAACTATAATCATGGAGTTTACTGTTATGGTTCAATGCATTGGCTCAGATGCGATGCAGTTTATTCTCTCCTTAGCTTTGATGTTGATACACTGAGCTTCAACAAGCAAATGCATTTTCCTGATGACATTTTCGTTCGCTACTTTGGTGAGTCTCAGGGCCATTTGCATTGTGTAACTTATAAGCACGGTTATCCTGATCTGGAATATGATGTTATGGAGATAGCAGCAGACTATTCTGAGTGGTCTTTGACATACCATGtcaatcttcaatccatcAGAAGGGCATATCGCTGCCGTGGTATTTCAATATTGAGTGTAATCCGTGACGAAAATGCAGAAGAGTTGATACTTGTGATATCTGTGGATGAGAGTCCAGTGGCTTATCATCTTTCTGATGGGACTCACAGAAGACTTTATGATTCAGGAACAAAACTTGCATATTGCAATTACAGGGCCTATCCGTGCTTTCAGAGCCTTATTTGTGTTTGA